A stretch of the Ptiloglossa arizonensis isolate GNS036 chromosome 1, iyPtiAriz1_principal, whole genome shotgun sequence genome encodes the following:
- the LOC143148273 gene encoding uncharacterized protein LOC143148273 isoform X1 produces MVSKIPPIYERSTASNISFEKRGVFNVSKPCNRQLHLSSAFRGVRLEPPVGESSKIETVPLLSPTMETELLKEPWVFPQSKLTIKEEEKATPSSWEENFQDLSGWCMDTFQGQCDFHIGESSTFKLSGMKYEGNSALASEEGVLKDLMSVADEEKWSIKMNTVETTEHTNNNCHSLQSTSKEETSKYEERDSTAESNTSNMWLKLSKGTTPTITPTLSTTSWNKQNNTDASIPFQSRCQVGDIDLDNACPTSFDLTDNQRESWDVLHTVETIGSESFDLLSYLCDDEMSSPEGSVSTDSSNVSLLTKSSTTIPQSYEEVKPQKNTVPTSTSSSVETPIISSRRSGRIRTSVTNKVEKTHNRIVKRSKMERRRGIEIETGDRVFPSHYRESREKNNEASRKSRMNKKAKECEMTMKAMELERDNRILKMKVEELEKLVISMRSALLRSALKKEY; encoded by the exons GTATCCAAAATCCCTCCTATTTACGAACGCTCAACGGCCAGCAACATTTCATTTGAGAAGAGAGGCGTGTTTAAC GTATCAAAGCCATGCAACCGTCAGCTGCATCTGTCATCTGCTTTTCGTGGCGTGAGATTGGAGCCACCAGTCGGAGAATCTTCAAAAATAGAGACAGTTCCACTATTGTCTCCAACAATGGAGACCGAATTGCTAAAAGAACCATGGGTATTTCCACAATCAAAGTTGACAataaaagaagaggagaaagcaACGCCCTCCTCTTGGGAGGAAAACTTTCAGGATTTAAGTGGTTGGTGCATGGATACGTTCCAGGGTCAATGCGATTTTCACATAGGTGAATCATCTACTTTTAAACTATCAG gtATGAAATACGAGGGTAACAGTGCTTTGGCTTCAGAAGAGGGGGTATTGAAGGATTTAATGAGTGTAGCAGATGAAGAAAAGTGGAGCATAAAAATGAATACTGTTGAGACAACGGAACATACGAACAATAACTGTCACAGCTTACAATCTACAtcaaaagaagaaactagcaaaTACGAGGAAAGAGATAGTACTGCAGAATCTAATACATCCAACATGTGGTTAAAACTATCAAAAGGAACGACACCTACCATAACACCTACTCTAAGTACAACTTCATGGAACAAACAGAATAATACAGATGCTAGTATACCATTCCAATCCAGGTGTCAAGTAGGAGACATTGATTTGGATAATGCCTGTCCTACTTCTTTCGACTTAACCGATAATCAACGTGAATCGTGGGACGTGTTACATACAGTTGAAACCATCGGATCGGAGTCATTCGATTTATTGTCTTACCTTTGCGAC GATGAAATGAGTTCTCCAGAAGGCAGTGTTTCAACAGATTCTTCAAATGTATCATTACTCACTAAATCATCCACAACAATTCCACAGTCTTATGAAGAAGTAAAACCACAAAAGAATACAGTACCAACTTCAACTTCATCTTCTGTAGAGACACCCATAATTTCTTCTCGGAGATCTGGAAGAATAAGGACATCTGTTACCAACAAAGTGGAAAAAACTCACAATAGAATagtgaaacgatcgaaaatggaAAGAAGACGTGGTATTGAAATTGAAACAGGCGATCGAGTGTTCCCTTCACATTACCGCGAGTCTAGAGAAAAGAACAATGAAGCTTCAAGAAAGTCACGTATGAACAAAAAAGCGAAAGAGTGTGAGATGACAATGAAAGCAATGGAATTGGAAAGAGATAATCGAATACTGAAAATGAAAGTCgaagaacttgagaaactcgtaatatcAATGCGCAGCGCATTATTAAGATCTGCTTTGAAGAAAGAGTACTAA
- the LOC143148273 gene encoding uncharacterized protein LOC143148273 isoform X2, translating into METELLKEPWVFPQSKLTIKEEEKATPSSWEENFQDLSGWCMDTFQGQCDFHIGESSTFKLSGMKYEGNSALASEEGVLKDLMSVADEEKWSIKMNTVETTEHTNNNCHSLQSTSKEETSKYEERDSTAESNTSNMWLKLSKGTTPTITPTLSTTSWNKQNNTDASIPFQSRCQVGDIDLDNACPTSFDLTDNQRESWDVLHTVETIGSESFDLLSYLCDDEMSSPEGSVSTDSSNVSLLTKSSTTIPQSYEEVKPQKNTVPTSTSSSVETPIISSRRSGRIRTSVTNKVEKTHNRIVKRSKMERRRGIEIETGDRVFPSHYRESREKNNEASRKSRMNKKAKECEMTMKAMELERDNRILKMKVEELEKLVISMRSALLRSALKKEY; encoded by the exons ATGGAGACCGAATTGCTAAAAGAACCATGGGTATTTCCACAATCAAAGTTGACAataaaagaagaggagaaagcaACGCCCTCCTCTTGGGAGGAAAACTTTCAGGATTTAAGTGGTTGGTGCATGGATACGTTCCAGGGTCAATGCGATTTTCACATAGGTGAATCATCTACTTTTAAACTATCAG gtATGAAATACGAGGGTAACAGTGCTTTGGCTTCAGAAGAGGGGGTATTGAAGGATTTAATGAGTGTAGCAGATGAAGAAAAGTGGAGCATAAAAATGAATACTGTTGAGACAACGGAACATACGAACAATAACTGTCACAGCTTACAATCTACAtcaaaagaagaaactagcaaaTACGAGGAAAGAGATAGTACTGCAGAATCTAATACATCCAACATGTGGTTAAAACTATCAAAAGGAACGACACCTACCATAACACCTACTCTAAGTACAACTTCATGGAACAAACAGAATAATACAGATGCTAGTATACCATTCCAATCCAGGTGTCAAGTAGGAGACATTGATTTGGATAATGCCTGTCCTACTTCTTTCGACTTAACCGATAATCAACGTGAATCGTGGGACGTGTTACATACAGTTGAAACCATCGGATCGGAGTCATTCGATTTATTGTCTTACCTTTGCGAC GATGAAATGAGTTCTCCAGAAGGCAGTGTTTCAACAGATTCTTCAAATGTATCATTACTCACTAAATCATCCACAACAATTCCACAGTCTTATGAAGAAGTAAAACCACAAAAGAATACAGTACCAACTTCAACTTCATCTTCTGTAGAGACACCCATAATTTCTTCTCGGAGATCTGGAAGAATAAGGACATCTGTTACCAACAAAGTGGAAAAAACTCACAATAGAATagtgaaacgatcgaaaatggaAAGAAGACGTGGTATTGAAATTGAAACAGGCGATCGAGTGTTCCCTTCACATTACCGCGAGTCTAGAGAAAAGAACAATGAAGCTTCAAGAAAGTCACGTATGAACAAAAAAGCGAAAGAGTGTGAGATGACAATGAAAGCAATGGAATTGGAAAGAGATAATCGAATACTGAAAATGAAAGTCgaagaacttgagaaactcgtaatatcAATGCGCAGCGCATTATTAAGATCTGCTTTGAAGAAAGAGTACTAA